The DNA segment aaTAAGTCCTTACACAAATTTTAGAAATTGTTTTGAGCTGAACATTTCCTATTATTAGTCATAAGAAGAAGTAGTGACTAATGCTAAtgaataatttttgtaaatatttgtttattaaaattaaaaattaaaaattgtatatttaaaacatatACTTTTAAGTTACAAAAAATTATAACCGATTTATCCTCTTCAActcttgtaaaaatatttttttcgttAATTACAAAATAATCTCATAAATTAATTGCTTCTATCTCATCACTTGGTGGGTAGAAAATATTTTAgacaaaaaatatttgttttcaagtGTTCGATCTTTGGCTCCACTCAGGGACGTAGCCGCCCCAAAGGCTGGGATGGACTCCAGCcctaactaattttttttttaaaaaatgatcttAATATATGTGTGCATTTTGATGTAGcctaatttaatttttagtgTGGGTTGGGCTAATAATTTTTGTCATTAAATTAGTTCTTTAGCCCGTTATAATTTAAACATTTTTTCCATCTTTCTTGGGCTTCATCCTTCCCTCCACTCCTTCATTTTGCACTGtttcaattaattatttgaaACTCTTGTTTAAATTagataaattttatatcaaattcattaatttaatttagtttcattaatatataaattgaaCAGAATAATTGCTATTGTGCCTTGAAAATTTTCAATGTGCTCATTTAATACATGACATAAAgtatgaatatattttttttttatagatatAAAGTAATATGACAATATGGATATGAACTCgagagttttttttattctaataatgatgataaatatttgtcataaataattttaattttcaatatttttttacattagAGGTAATAattcagttttttttattagattACATTATGTAGCTATTTGTTGTTGGTTACAGAAAAATGATCAGTTTGCACCTCAATTAAGTTTTGAGTATAGTAAAAGTGAAATTTTTTTCGATTATGATGTACACTTTCTCGTGATCAAATAATGGATCAATTAAGTTATTTAATATTGATAATGTATAAATTCTTGTATAAAAATTCTATCTTAGTGATTTCATTGCTAAAGGTGCAATAAATAtcgtgtacaacgatatttacaacaattatatcatgaaattttgctattttatcgcattattttatattcaatttatcatgagattttgatatatttaatttatgtatTGTGTCGTAAGATTTGGTGTACAAAAGTCATTGTACATGTAGTATTGctcatatttatattatttgaaaagtCAGTTGAAACATTACAAGTTTGATATGAAATGTTTTAGAATTTTTACCGTTTTcgaattattatattttaatttttaaatatttaatttatattattttattctattttcGAATCAAGTAGGCCAGAGTCTAAAAGATTTCTGGCTACGTCCCTAGCTCCACTCACGAGTTACTTGCTTCTATGACTATCTCATCACTCGGTGGGTAGAAAGTTAGAATCACGTCCAGCAGCAATGTGGCATCTAGACCAGTGCCAAAATCGCTCCAAACAACTCACAACAATGCCACCAAACACACCTCAAGATCCCTTCCAGAGCAAACAAGCAGAGACACAGATGCCCATGCCCAAATCGAATTGCGCAGAATACAATCTGTGCAAACTTGGGAAGCAGCAGCGATGCAGACGCTAAACCATCGTAAGAACACTTCAAAATCACCAATACAATCCCCCAAGACCAACACACAAGACAAGAACTAGTCCCAAACAGTAGACGCAACGCAACTTCCGGCCACTCGCACAAATTCAAATCGCGAGCACACTAAACTTGAAGCAGAAAGGTTAAGGGGCTAAAACTAGTAGCAAAGTAGGGCAAAAAATCTAGCGGCTACGATGTCACAATCCCACACACACGCCTCATCAAAACTCTAGGCTGTCGGAAAAGAGGAGTCACCGCCGCAGCTGCTCGCCGGAGAGAACCACCGTCAGAGCTAAGGGCCACCACCAACCAGCCGTACCAAGCAAAAAGCCACAAGCAGTAATCGCTTAATTCCTTCCCAAAGAAGAGTATGTGGCTGTAGTAGACAGATGTGGCAATAGTAGACAGAAGCTCCCAACAGTTGGCTAACAAATATTCCTAATCTCTGGAACAAGTAAAGCATCAGTCTACACTAGCCACCGGTGCAAGTTGAGATGGGATGCAACCATAATGTCGTCTTTTCCAACTAGTAGTTAATAACTTCGTCGTTGACCTTTCCTATTCTGAGCCGGTTTCTCAGCTTGGTCAGCTGCTAAGCTCAGTCTATTTGGAAGCCGGTTCTACACCGTTAAGGTAAAGGACGCCGATGCCCAATCGCTAACCAGGGGGTGGTCTTCATAAAACGGCTAAACCTACTATCTCTCTATGTTTCTCAATCCCCGTGCCCACTTGAGttgaattcaattcaataaatacCACCACAACAAACGTCAACGTTGGCTTGCCTTTAGGCACTCGTGTTTCATTTTTCTAAGATTTCGTTTCCATCTATGCTTGTGAGCTTACTTGGAGCTTCCCGTCCTAGTCAAAGCCTGCAATTCGAGACTTGTATTTCCACAATAGTTTATGATCCTATAAGGTTAGTTATTCCAGTAGGCAAGCTGCCACTTCCATCAGGATCACTATCCACCACCAATTCATAATCCGATACTCCCCTGAAGGATCCTAGTGTCACACCAACATATCATACTCTCCAGTCCACACGAAGGAATTTTCTGCAGTCCATCATGATCGAGGGAAAGGATTGTTTTGGGGAAAATAAATATCATGTTTTGGAgactcatataaatcatgacaaattatttttaaaatcaaacaaaaagcATAAAAATGTTATTgaccaaaaatattaaaacaaaaacatCTAAAACTTGGAAGTTTTTCATGCTTGAGAGGAATCAATGGACACTAGCAAAACCAAGCCTCAATTCTCTTACTGCTATCTCTATACAGTGAACAAAATATTCCCACTGCAATCTTGATTATTACTCTAGCTAGAAAAACATGCCTCACAGCtcatacttacatcaaatcaaatcaacaaACAAACTATTCATGAAGCACCCAAAGTATATAACTATAATTATCATTTATCATATAGCTAGCTTAGCTTCCTTGAGCTGCTATTTCTTTATGGATCAAGTATCGGAACGATGACGTCTGTTCTAACCAATATACATGCTTCTCAGGTCGACCCTTCACGCATGTTTTAATAGCTTTTCGTTGTATACCAACTAAACATTCGCCAACTGCTTCTAAAAGCGCGGCCATGTCGAGTGACATGTCCTTTCCGTAATAAGACAGGATTTTCGGAAGGTAAACCTTTGTTTCCTTGTGAACATAAACTGTCGCTTGTATGAATTCTTCTCTAGCAACTTTCAGGTCCTCAAATATCGTGCTTGCTTTGTAAAGTCGCACCTATAATTTAACAGACATAAAAACCAGGAAAACCAAGAACTGTGCATTTCTTGCCATGCAGGAATAACTAACAAGGAAATGCATGAATATATTACCGCAGGATCCGAATAAGCACCCGAACTAAGTGCAAAGTGAACAAGTGGTTCAGGGTATTCGATGGCATAAGTATGCTTAGAGCTCCCACTTTTGAACTTCTTTCCGGGAGAGAGAATTGTTTGAAGCCACTGCATGAAACATTTATGCTCGTCAAGGTGAAGCAGGTTACTGAGACATAAACTTGGTAATGAGTCAAAGAACTTGCTTCCACTCAGTCTCACCGCAGCACTAGAAAAACCAAAAGCTCTAATTTAATGCCAGCTATTTTCACCTTTTGGCTTCTATCATCATCGAGTCAAATGTAGTAATTCTAATCAATTTCGTTAAAAAAATCAGAGCTTCACAGGCTTCAAGGCTTCTGATAAATTACTGAAACCAGCTACATTTGACTAGATGAATTATATTTAACGCCAACGAAGTGCAAAAATTAGACACTAAAATGGAAAACACTGATTAGTGAAAGAGGCTAATTAACCCAAAGGCTAAACTGTCCCCTTTTTTTGTAGATCAAGGGCAAATAGAACTCAATCACAGGATAATCGTCTTTTCCAGAGATTTTCAATCCTGATTTCCACTCTATTAGTGGAATTCCTAAAGGAGGAAGAAGTGAAATAAGTGAAGTGGCAAAGAACCATTCCCTCAGCTACTTTTCAAAGTATAATGACTCCTGAAGAGCACCATTTGTATTCTGAGCGGATTTTGAGGAAGGATTAAATGGCGAGAGTTAAGATGATAGGAGTAGGTCAAGGTGGTCGCATACGAATAATTCTTAAATATGAACCCTAAATTGGACCGGGAGGGGTTTAGTAccgatttatttaatttttatcagctcacaattttatttttacacaGAAGTATTTGCCACATTAGACATCACGCGAGGACACGGCAAACAGTTATATGTCTCATCCCCATGCTTGTTTGAACAATGTGTTGGCTTATACAAAGAAAAGGGTACATACCGGTGCAGAATAGTGTGATCTGATTCCCAGAATGGAATTTTGTATGTcgtaagcatttatgttatgtcCACCCACATTATAGGCAGCCTGAAAAAATGTGTACGGAATTAGTTAACtattaaaaatatgaaatacaacCTACACACTACGTGGTATAAAGGACTATTTTTTTACCTTTACAATGGAAGTGCTTTTTATATAGTTTTGAGTGCCGTAGGCTAGATAAGCCTGCAACCGAAATGAAATATCATTCAGCCACATAAACACAAGCTGAAAAGGTCACTGAAACTGGTGGGCAACCTGTGTTACATTATTCGGctttcataaaaataaaaaaaaaaactttagaaAACCATCTGCTAACGATGATGGCCATTTTTCAGTATATCGGTCGTTAGAGGCTTTGAGGGTCGCACAAAATTGATATAAAGTTTTGCAGGCCTTACGTGCATAACCAAAGCATTGTGAATATTGATCCAAAAGGCAAGCTTTTCTTCACGCCGCATCTTCTTAGGATCAACATTCTCAAGACTCTTAACTAGGGACCTGCACAAAAAAATAGTTGAAGGTTACGGAAATAAAGCAATAATTCGTGACTAAAAATGTATTCATGGCACTGTATCAATTAGCTTCTTTTATAAGGCCACTCAAATACAGTGACAAATTTGGCTGATTTAATTGACTAGAAATTTGTTGGGAGGAAATGGGAAACATTAATAATTGAGCCAAAAGATGAAAAATGCTTCTTGTGCACGCACCACTTTGCTAATACTAATTATGAAGAAACGGTACATATCTGATACGGGTCCTAGATCAAAATCCAATAAGCTCCTTGAAGGTTTATTGGATGAACTATAGTtgtaaaatataacaaaaaaggAGCTTATTAGATGAACTATACTTGTAAAACATAACAAAAAATTATCCTTTCATTATAAATAAGCCATTTGGCTGATTTTAACAAAATTCGACTAAAACTGGCAAGTGGGTAAATGCGAACACCTGAATTTCTGTAGCATTGTGGCCGCATAACTGTAAGTTTCATCATCTAAACATATCTTTAAGACTTCGATCATTGCAGCGTATGGACCATTCTCCTGTTTGATGGCTTCAAAATCACAACGCTCCGTAGTTTCATCGTTGCATTGAGGACTCCAACTACCAGATAAATTTCTGGGAGAAAATGTGCTCGAGGAGCAGAATGAAGACGTGGACGAGGCTGAAAAGCCTTTGTGAGTGGGATAGGGGTTGGCCAATTTGCAGTAAATCGAAGATATGCATCTTACGATTTCCTCAGATAGTCTGTCGGGACAAACAAGAGCATCATTGGTGCTGATATTTCCAAGATGATCTCCTAAGCTACGATGACGAGAATAAGCTTTTTTCTTCTCCTGAAATTGTCCAAGAAAATTTTTTACATTCTCATGATTACAGAATAATTTTACAGCTACTAACAATATAGGCAGCAGAAATGAACCAACTAAATGCAAAGTGTTCGAAAAGTGAGGCTTATATACCCTTCCAAATGATGACTTTGTGGTTGCAACGTGAATCAAATCATTAGGGCCGGTTAAAGCACTGGTAGGCGAACTCTGATCATGATGGTCATTATAACTATTTGGGATTCTCAATTTCATCATGTGCGAAGGTTGATCAGATGGCACAAACCCCAATGGAGGTGTTCCAGTAATTTGTTGTCCATTGACCCCATGGTTTCCCGAAATACTTGGGAGATGCTGCAGAAAAGCGGTTCGATACAAAGAAAGAAGATATTGTTCCAAGTGCACTATTTCAATCTCAAGCTTGGCAATTTCTGTCACAAGTTCTTCTGAAGACTGCACAAAAACAGCCAATTAATGAAATTAGGCCATCAAAGTTCCACAGACAGAATAAGACATAAACAAGTCATGTTATGTGCCTCAACTCGTTTAGCATCATCCTTTGTCAGAATGGTGAATTTAAGAATGAGAATGATAAATCTATTTATCGAGGGATCACACTAAAACTTGAAGCAGAGAAGCGGATAATTAATTTTGTTCCAGTAATTCCAGAGTTATTGTAATTGAAGAAGGAGATTGATATATAATTGTGATATTTGCACCAGAAACACTAGCTAAAAAGGAAATTGATTTCTTTAGATCTTCtccagaaaaaaaataaatttaattaacaaTCGTATCCAAAGATTTGAAATAAAAAGGGTTTTTCGTATAGTACTGAGATCTACGAATGCACTTAATTTTGGACCAGCGCTAACACATAATTTTGATCAATTTCAAGTTGAAGAAGTAACTGCAAAGGTAATTGAGCAGCAGGAATCAAGGGAATGTAGTTATACAAAGTCCTACGGACATTTATCAATTTGATTAGCATCAAGAAGAGTCTTCAAAGCCTAACATGAAATCAAAATCCGGAACTAGTCTGAACAAGCCTTAAATATTTGTTATTTGCTGACATTCCCAACAGGGATCAGTCATTGTGACTGTAGAAGTAGCAGATTGGCCTCCATGGTTCAATGATCTAATCTAAAGGATTACCACAAACATCATGCCTGAAAGTATTACACCATGAATATCACCAATTCCGGGAAAATAAATGtctaacaaaataaaaatatagtaGACTAGGCTTGCTGCTGATCAAGGATAGACTGGCCTTCATAGTCAAGCTTATCAACCGAACAGATGACAAGAAGCATGATACCAAAATCATGTAGCATATTACAAATCATGTCATGCATAAATCTCGTTTTTCTCAGCACTTTATACTGTTTTATGAAAGGCATTTAAATCGAACATAGTGCGTTTCTACATTAGCATGTTCCCTTCAAGTGTGATACAATGTAGTAAGGGACTAGCGAGCCATGACAAGATAACTTTAAAACTATAACCTTAGAATTCATCTTGCCATCTGAAAGAAGACAACTGATTGATTCAAAGCACTGATCCTTCTCTGTGTCCGAAAAATTGGATAACTTGCTAGCAGATTTATTCTCCATGCGCAAAATCTGCAGCACAAGTTCAAAGAAAACCATTCTATTGATAATTGTAATTAGCACTAATTTCTTATTGGAAGCAAAAACTTAACAATTCAGAACTCAACTCCAAATGAGAATAAAACATTTTAGAAGCCTGAGAAAAGTTCCATTTTCCGAAAGCAAACCATTGTTGAACAACCCAAACGACCAAAAAATTCTGATTTCACAGCCAAAATGACAAGTGACCGACCTATTTTAGCTCAACTTCTCACCAAATGAAAACCCCTTTTTCAATTCAATTAACACGTAAATATTTCATTCAACATACAGTTGCATGAATCCAAGGATTATTTCAGATTCCGTATAACTTGGTTGCTATTTCATCTAAAtaagtacaaaaaaaaaaacattaatggCGGAAAACGACCGATGTGCCAGAAATGGCCGCGGAAAGGGCGATTCAAAAAGCAAATTAAAGTGAGGCAATTACGCACAGGACGATTTTCATGGCGGGAAGGCCTCGGCGACACATTGAGTACACAATGATCATCCTCTTTAATCATCTCAAAACTGCTGCAAAAATCCACAAATGCATAAAAAACTAGAAAACAAACAACAGAGCACAAATGAACACTCCAAATCTCAACCAATTACACCGCACACCTCTTCCATCTGGATGCACGCGTCGTCGGAGCAGGAGAAGGGCAGTCCACTGGAGGAGGCATTGCGCCCAAAATCTAACAAAAACCCAACAAGTATGATCTCAGCACCGACACCCAGAAGCAATACAAGTCGAGAACTGAATCAAATATCCCTCCAATGCTCGTATTTATCAtcaatcaagaaaaaaaaaatatcccaGCAAATCTTGAAGTGGGTACCTCTGCCACACTCTGCTGCAACCAAAACCTCTAGATGAGAAAACAAAATGGGcaacaaatatttaataaaatgggttgaaaaaacaaacaaaaacaaagaaTCAATCCATATAAAGGGGTGGGTGGGAAGACCAAGCCAGGCCAGGGGCAATAAATGATGAGAGATTCAATGGATTAAAATAAGAACTGTgcgaataaataaataaagaaaccaaaataaaagagGAGCATTAACACAGTGGCGTCAATGGAGGATTGGCATTGAAGTGTGGGTGAAATGTGAATGGCAACAGCAATAAAAACAAGTAACCGTGTTTGATGAAAGAAAtgcacaaatttttttatacaaatCAAATCTTGCAGCAATGTGAGTGAGTGTCTGTCCAAATTAAtgcgatttttaaaaaataaataaattgttttcttgaaaattgaaattttaatattGTAAGATTTCGAAACAAATACGTCATCATGATTCGTCTTATTCAATGTAATGAcattgataataataataataataataataataataataataataataataataataataataataatatttcctccgtctcaattaaataattcacgtttttttttatttgtctcaaatatatagtcatatactatatttagtaatatttttttgcatTAATTTACTAATATATCATTATATTTCTATTAActacatcttaaaaattgtgctgttatttttaatacattaaataggaataaaaataaaaaatttgtataaaatttactttatcaataatattttcttaatttatttgggaaaaaaaaataaaactatgtATTTGAGACGAAAAAGTAATATAGATTAAGGGTTGACGTTGGGTGGGGACTGCATGGAATCATTTCACGTAGGATTTAATAATAGCTAATAATAATTCATACTGGGTGAGTAGCCGTTTGGAGAAATATAGAAAGGACATAATGGGAGGTGAAACGGAAGCATTGAGTGGTAATTATGAGTGTCAAAATATTATGTCGGATTTTTGTATCCGAGTGATTTGTGGTTTCATCGTGATCTTTATAATTTGGTTgcttcaaaaattttcaaaacataCATCACTTCCCAAATGTAACATTAACATGTAAATGTGATTCATAGGAATCGAACGTGTCACGGTGACTTTGATCTTAATCATggattataatatattaatcaTAGGATTGTTCACCTATTGTTTTAACAAAAAACGCTTTGACTCTATGCAATAGCACGAGCATCGCGATCGCTCCCACGATATGAGCAATTACTTTTCCTTACATGAACGCAAACTTTGTCATCAATTCTTTTTTCCTTTCCACTCATTTGGATATGTGTGtgtttttaaacatgttaaaaaagtgttttgaaaaataaaattttccatTTATCTTCATTTaatgattattttaataaaataaaataattatataactagtaatgatattaatttaatagagataaattgataaaagaataaaaaaaaatataacgttaaatataaaaaaatagagtacgtatgaaaaaaaaaatatatatataatttaaatgagTGAgacggaattttttttttttttttaaaaaaaaattatagccGATCGTCATTAGCAGTGAGCCAATTCAACCCACTTTACATCTTAAAGTTGAACCAAGTCATCAAGTTCTACAAAATGATGGTAATGTGCTAATCTATTACTATTTTTTAAGTATACATCTAATAGAATAAAGAAGAATAAAAAATCTGGTATttggtttttttgttttttatgattttaaattgcattttagtctcttttatttttctataGCTTGTGAGACTTCATATAAATGTAATCAATTTAAATTGCAGTCCAATCaccttattttttttcaaaatataaaccaaattaattataaataatctTGTACAAACACACAATGCGTATACCGATCCGTTTATATAGAATGACTCGACCTATAATAGATTACGAAAA comes from the Henckelia pumila isolate YLH828 chromosome 1, ASM3356847v2, whole genome shotgun sequence genome and includes:
- the LOC140891572 gene encoding uncharacterized protein isoform X1, whose translation is MPPPVDCPSPAPTTRASRWKSSFEMIKEDDHCVLNVSPRPSRHENRPILRMENKSASKLSNFSDTEKDQCFESISCLLSDGKMNSKSSEELVTEIAKLEIEIVHLEQYLLSLYRTAFLQHLPSISGNHGVNGQQITGTPPLGFVPSDQPSHMMKLRIPNSYNDHHDQSSPTSALTGPNDLIHVATTKSSFGREKKKAYSRHRSLGDHLGNISTNDALVCPDRLSEEIVRCISSIYCKLANPYPTHKGFSASSTSSFCSSSTFSPRNLSGSWSPQCNDETTERCDFEAIKQENGPYAAMIEVLKICLDDETYSYAATMLQKFRSLVKSLENVDPKKMRREEKLAFWINIHNALVMHAYLAYGTQNYIKSTSIVKAAYNVGGHNINAYDIQNSILGIRSHYSAPWLQTILSPGKKFKSGSSKHTYAIEYPEPLVHFALSSGAYSDPAVRLYKASTIFEDLKVAREEFIQATVYVHKETKVYLPKILSYYGKDMSLDMAALLEAVGECLVGIQRKAIKTCVKGRPEKHVYWLEQTSSFRYLIHKEIAAQGS
- the LOC140891572 gene encoding uncharacterized protein isoform X2, which encodes MPPPVDCPSPAPTTRASRWKSFEMIKEDDHCVLNVSPRPSRHENRPILRMENKSASKLSNFSDTEKDQCFESISCLLSDGKMNSKSSEELVTEIAKLEIEIVHLEQYLLSLYRTAFLQHLPSISGNHGVNGQQITGTPPLGFVPSDQPSHMMKLRIPNSYNDHHDQSSPTSALTGPNDLIHVATTKSSFGREKKKAYSRHRSLGDHLGNISTNDALVCPDRLSEEIVRCISSIYCKLANPYPTHKGFSASSTSSFCSSSTFSPRNLSGSWSPQCNDETTERCDFEAIKQENGPYAAMIEVLKICLDDETYSYAATMLQKFRSLVKSLENVDPKKMRREEKLAFWINIHNALVMHAYLAYGTQNYIKSTSIVKAAYNVGGHNINAYDIQNSILGIRSHYSAPWLQTILSPGKKFKSGSSKHTYAIEYPEPLVHFALSSGAYSDPAVRLYKASTIFEDLKVAREEFIQATVYVHKETKVYLPKILSYYGKDMSLDMAALLEAVGECLVGIQRKAIKTCVKGRPEKHVYWLEQTSSFRYLIHKEIAAQGS